A genome region from Anastrepha ludens isolate Willacy chromosome 3, idAnaLude1.1, whole genome shotgun sequence includes the following:
- the LOC128859295 gene encoding high affinity copper uptake protein 1 isoform X2: MDHSQHSIHNHDTATTHDHAAMMISTTTASPIDIMGQGASDHHAMQHSHEHGTMGMEGPMHHMMSMAFHFGYNETVLFSWWKFDSIMGLIGSMIAIFVMAVLYEGLKYYREYLFWKTYNLLEYRPVTGPQRNPEDPQRSTPSTSASPVQYVGEVIHKQPPTMLSLNHLYQTGLHIIQVTLSFMLMLIFMTYNVWLCIVVVLGAAVGYFLFCWRKSVIVDVTEHCH, from the exons ATGGATCATTCACAGCACAGTATACACAATCACG ATACTGCAACAACGCACGACCATGCAGCTATGATGATATCTACCACCACTGCCAGTCCCATTGATATAATGGGCCAGGGCGCAAGCGATCATCACGCGATGCAGCACAGCCACGAGCATGGAACAATGGGCATGGAGGGACCGATGCATCATATGATGTCAATGGCG TTTCACTTTGGCTACAATGAGACTGTGCTCTTCTCATGGTGGAAATTTGATAGTATTATGGGTTTAATTGGCTCAATGATCGCCATAtttgtaatggctgttctttaTGAAGGCCTAAAATACTACCGGGAGTACCTGTTTTGGAAAACTTACAATTTGCTGGAATACCGGCCGGTCACCGGTCCGCAACGCAATCCCGAAGATCCGCAGCGGAGCACGCCGTCAACGAGCGCCTCTCCAGTGCA ATATGTTGGCGAGGTCATACATAAGCAACC TCCGACAATGTTGTCACTGAACCATCTATACCAAACCGGCCTCCACATCATCCAAGTGACGCTCTCCTTCATGCTGATGTTGATCTTTATGACTTACAATGTATGGCTGTGTATTGTGGTGGTACTCGGCGCCGCTGTGGGCTACTTCCTGTTCTGCTGGCGGAAGTCGGTGATTGTCGATGTAACGGAACACTGTCACTAG
- the LOC128859294 gene encoding probable phosphatase phospho2: MANCKMLPRVSRRLVAFDFDCTVVDDNTDTVVRDLLPVDKFPSDTIIHKQGWQEYMADVFRRLHKQCYSPQSIRDKIRGIPEVPGFVRLLKRLHQAPENKYDLIIISDSNTIFITEWLEAHGLTNCFESIFTNPAYFDNDGLLHVRPYHHQTECKLSASNLCKGKILEHFVAKRNLRDNTQYERIIYVGDGHNDLCPVLKLRQGDIACPRRDFALDKKITAHRDKMDLRADIIKWKSGFELLKQLVERDAALDDGDADEPKSESTKQ, encoded by the coding sequence ATGGCAAACTGCAAGATGCTTCCAAGAGTTTCACGCCGCTTGGTCGCTTTTGATTTTGACTGCACTGTGGTGGATGATAATACGGACACTGTTGTGCGTGACCTGTTACCAGTCGATAAGTTTCCCAGTGATACTATTATTCACAAACAAGGATGGCAAGAATACATGGCTGATGTTTTTCGACGCTTGCATAAGCAATGTTATTCGCCACAATCGATTCGCGACAAAATACGCGGCATACCGGAAGTACCTGGTTTTGTGCGATTGCTGAAGCGGCTGCATCAAGCGCCGGAAAACAAATACGATCTAATCATTATCAGTGACTCGAACACCATCTTCATAACAGAATGGCTGGAGGCGCATGGTCTGACAAATTGTTTCGAAAGTATATTCACAAATCCAGCATACTTTGACAACGATGGCTTGCTGCATGTACGCCCCTATCACCATCAGACCGAATGTAAATTAAGCGCTTCTAACTTGTGCAAAGGTAAAATATTGGAACATTTTGTGGCCAAACGAAATTTGCGTGATAATACGCAATACGAGCGCATCATATACGTCGGTGATGGCCACAATGACCTGTGTCCAGTGCTGAAACTACGACAGGGCGACATAGCTTGTCCACGGCGAGATTTCGCGTTGGACAAAAAGATTACAGCACACCGGGATAAAATGGATTTGCGGGCGGACATTATTAAGTGGAAGAGTGGTTTTGAATTGCTGAAACAATTGGTGGAACGTGACGCCGCATTGGATGATGGAGATGCAGACGAGCCCAAGTCTGAGTCAACCAAACAGTAG
- the LOC128859295 gene encoding high affinity copper uptake protein 1 isoform X1, whose protein sequence is MDHSQHSIHNHDHHMALDTATTHDHAAMMISTTTASPIDIMGQGASDHHAMQHSHEHGTMGMEGPMHHMMSMAFHFGYNETVLFSWWKFDSIMGLIGSMIAIFVMAVLYEGLKYYREYLFWKTYNLLEYRPVTGPQRNPEDPQRSTPSTSASPVQYVGEVIHKQPPTMLSLNHLYQTGLHIIQVTLSFMLMLIFMTYNVWLCIVVVLGAAVGYFLFCWRKSVIVDVTEHCH, encoded by the exons ATGGATCATTCACAGCACAGTATACACAATCACG ATCATCATATGGCCTTAGATACTGCAACAACGCACGACCATGCAGCTATGATGATATCTACCACCACTGCCAGTCCCATTGATATAATGGGCCAGGGCGCAAGCGATCATCACGCGATGCAGCACAGCCACGAGCATGGAACAATGGGCATGGAGGGACCGATGCATCATATGATGTCAATGGCG TTTCACTTTGGCTACAATGAGACTGTGCTCTTCTCATGGTGGAAATTTGATAGTATTATGGGTTTAATTGGCTCAATGATCGCCATAtttgtaatggctgttctttaTGAAGGCCTAAAATACTACCGGGAGTACCTGTTTTGGAAAACTTACAATTTGCTGGAATACCGGCCGGTCACCGGTCCGCAACGCAATCCCGAAGATCCGCAGCGGAGCACGCCGTCAACGAGCGCCTCTCCAGTGCA ATATGTTGGCGAGGTCATACATAAGCAACC TCCGACAATGTTGTCACTGAACCATCTATACCAAACCGGCCTCCACATCATCCAAGTGACGCTCTCCTTCATGCTGATGTTGATCTTTATGACTTACAATGTATGGCTGTGTATTGTGGTGGTACTCGGCGCCGCTGTGGGCTACTTCCTGTTCTGCTGGCGGAAGTCGGTGATTGTCGATGTAACGGAACACTGTCACTAG
- the LOC128859295 gene encoding high affinity copper uptake protein 1 isoform X3: MDHSQHSIHNHDHHMALDTATTHDHAAMMISTTTASPIDIMGQGASDHHAMQHSHEHGTMGMEGPMHHMMSMAFHFGYNETVLFSWWKFDSIMGLIGSMIAIFVMAVLYEGLKYYREYLFWKTYNLLEYRPVTGPQRNPEDPQRSTPSTSASPVHPTMLSLNHLYQTGLHIIQVTLSFMLMLIFMTYNVWLCIVVVLGAAVGYFLFCWRKSVIVDVTEHCH, translated from the exons ATGGATCATTCACAGCACAGTATACACAATCACG ATCATCATATGGCCTTAGATACTGCAACAACGCACGACCATGCAGCTATGATGATATCTACCACCACTGCCAGTCCCATTGATATAATGGGCCAGGGCGCAAGCGATCATCACGCGATGCAGCACAGCCACGAGCATGGAACAATGGGCATGGAGGGACCGATGCATCATATGATGTCAATGGCG TTTCACTTTGGCTACAATGAGACTGTGCTCTTCTCATGGTGGAAATTTGATAGTATTATGGGTTTAATTGGCTCAATGATCGCCATAtttgtaatggctgttctttaTGAAGGCCTAAAATACTACCGGGAGTACCTGTTTTGGAAAACTTACAATTTGCTGGAATACCGGCCGGTCACCGGTCCGCAACGCAATCCCGAAGATCCGCAGCGGAGCACGCCGTCAACGAGCGCCTCTCCAGTGCA TCCGACAATGTTGTCACTGAACCATCTATACCAAACCGGCCTCCACATCATCCAAGTGACGCTCTCCTTCATGCTGATGTTGATCTTTATGACTTACAATGTATGGCTGTGTATTGTGGTGGTACTCGGCGCCGCTGTGGGCTACTTCCTGTTCTGCTGGCGGAAGTCGGTGATTGTCGATGTAACGGAACACTGTCACTAG